Proteins co-encoded in one Cinclus cinclus chromosome 9, bCinCin1.1, whole genome shotgun sequence genomic window:
- the EN1 gene encoding homeobox protein engrailed-1, with amino-acid sequence MEDPPEGHGHRDAAPGPASSGSGSDGESVPVSPSPAPASPAAPCPLPLPRRRHPPPPPPPPPHRTTNFFIDNILRPDFGCKKEPPAPAGGGGGGGSRERDGDRGQSSGRENVNPLLARPPNPPALLCPDSNCRPDGSAPPPPPVAAAKASPAAAAAAAASGAAKPPADGGETHPAKYGEHGSPAILLMGSNNGGPVIKPDSQQPLVWPAWVYCTRYSDRPSSGPRTRKLKKKKTEKEDKRPRTAFTAEQLQRLKAEFQANRYITEQRRQSLAQELSLNESQIKIWFQNKRAKIKKATGIKNGLALHLMAQGLYNHSTTTVQDKEESE; translated from the exons ATGGAAGATCCGCCGGAGGGGCACGGCCACCGAGACGCGGCGCCCGGCCCGGCGagcagcggcagcggcagcgaTGGCGAGAGCGTGCCCGTGTCCCCCAGCCCCGCGCCCGCCTCCCCCGCCGCGCCCTgccccctgcccctgccccgccgccgccacccgccgcccccgccgccgcccccgccccacCGCACCACCAACTTTTTCATCGACAACATCCTGAGGCCGGACTTCGGCTGCAAGAAGGAGCCGCCCGCGCCGGCCggcggcggaggaggaggaggtagCCGGGAGCGGGACGGAGACCGGGGGCAGAGCTCAGGTAGAGAAAACGTCAACCCGCTGCTGGCCCGGCCGCCCAACCCGCCCGCCCTCCTCTGCCCGGACTCGAACTGCCGTCCCGACGgctccgcgccgccgccgccgcccgtcGCCGCCGCCAAAGCCAGTCCCGctgcggcggcagcggcggcggcgtcGGGGGCGGCCAAGCCCCCCGCCGACGGGGGCGAGACTCACCCGGCGAAGTACGGGGAGCACGGCAGCCCCGCCATCCTCCTCATGGGCTCTAATAATGGAGGACCTGTTATAAAGCCCGACTCGCAACAGCCGCTGGTGTGGCCTGCCTGGGTCTACTGCACTAGGTATTCAGACAGACCGTCCTCGG GCCCCCGCACGAGGaagctgaagaagaagaagacgGAGAAGGAGGACAAGCGGCCGCGGACGGCGTTCACGGCCGAGCAGCTGCAGCGGCTGAAGGCGGAGTTCCAGGCGAACCGGTACATCACGGAGCAGCGGCGGCAGAGCCTGGCCCAGGAGCTCAGCCTTAACGAGTCCCAGATCAAGATCTGGTTCCAGAACAAACGGGCCAAAATCAAGAAGGCGACCGGCATCAAGAACGGGCTGGCGCTGCACCTCATGGCCCAGGGACTCTACAACCACTCCACCACCACGGTGCAGGACAAAGAGGAGAGCGAGTGA